The following are encoded together in the Kwoniella europaea PYCC6329 chromosome 1, complete sequence genome:
- a CDS encoding deoxyhypusine hydroxylase yields MSVQVTPEQLSTLKATLLNTSGSTPLHERFRSLFMLKAVGGDEVVDIIAEGLKDPSPLLKHELAYVLGQLSNLRALPVLNDVLINPTGQHCSMVRHEAAEALGALSSLESLPVLERYLNDPSREVRETCEIAAEKIRFDNSEEGKKRQLNPDFPTIDPAPSATPSGDVSIPSLRTDLLNTSLPLFERYRAMFALRDFGSSSKDAVEALADGFGDGSALFRHEIAYIFGQLSSPYSIPSLLSRLRDPKEDDMVRHEAAEALGGIASDGVEGDDQSSLPTDQQLPSGGVLAVLREWAVKQDAPVVVRESCQVAIDMWEYENSTDQFNPIDSLTTNKSNTTGMERSAHAAVSAMAAA; encoded by the exons ATGTCTGTCCAAGTCACCCCTGAGCAGCTGTCGACGCTGAAAGCTACCCTCTTGAACACCTCCGGTTCAACACCTCTACATGAAAGGTTCAGGTCTCTGTTCATGTTGAAAGCAGTgggtggtgatgaggtggtagatATCATCGCAGAGG GTCTCAAAGACCCATCTCCTTTGTTAAAGCACGAACTCGCCTACGTCCTTGGCCAACTATCCAACCTCCGTGCTCTACCTGTGTTAAATGACGTACTGATCAACCCGACTGGACAACACTGCTCGATGGTCCGACAcgaagctgctgaagctcTCGGTGCATTGAGTTCTCTCGAGAGTTTACCAGTATTGGAGAGATACCTGAACGATCCTTCGAGGGAAGTTAGAGAAACATGTGAGATCGCCGCTGAGAAGATCAGGTTCGATAACTCTGAAGAAGGCAAGAAGAGACAGTTGAA CCCAGACTTCCCAACCATCGACCCAGCACCTTCCGCCACTCCCAGCGGCGACGTCTCCATCCCCTCTCTCCGAACAGACTTGCTCAATACCTCTTTACCCCTCTTTGAGAGGTACAGAGCGATGTTCGCATTAAGGGATTTCGGATCGTCGAGTAAAGACGCTGTTGAGGCTTTGGCGGATGGTTTTGGGGATGGATCCGCcttgttcag GCACGAAATCGCCTATATATTCGGACAACTCTCATCACCTTATTCGATCCCTTCGTTattatcgagattgagagatccaaaagaagatgatatggttaGACATGAGGCTGCTGAAGCTTTAGGTGGAATAGCTTCAGATGGtgtcgag GGAGACGATCAATCCTCTTTACCTACCGACCAACAACTTCCCTCAGGCGGTGTATTGGCAGTACTTAGAGAATGGGCGGTGAAGCAAGATGCTCCGGTGGTAGTTAGAGAGAGTTGTCAGGTGGCTATTGATATgtgggag TACGAGAATTCCACTGATCAATTCAACCCCATCGATTCATTGACCACGAATAAATCCAATACGACAGGGATGGAAAGATCCGCCCATGCTGCCGTATCAGCCATGGCGGCAGCTTAA